A genomic window from Camelina sativa cultivar DH55 chromosome 2, Cs, whole genome shotgun sequence includes:
- the LOC104731810 gene encoding putative lipid-transfer protein DIR1, whose product MGKNNNGIHMQFAVLAIVLTAAIMVDEATSLFICNIDTNNLEKCRPAATGNNPQPPGRDCCAVIKAANLQCLCPYKPFISRYGFDPSKVRPLLDKCSINTPPSCFFF is encoded by the coding sequence ATGGGTAAGAACAACAACGGAATCCACATGCAATTTGCAGTTCTCGCGATAGTTTTAACCGCTGCAATAATGGTGGATGAAGCTACAAGCCTTTTTATTTGCAACATTGACACAAACAACTTGGAGAAATGCCGTCCAGCCGCCACTGGAAACAACCCTCAACCTCCGGGACGGGACTGCTGCGCCGTGATCAAAGCCGCTAATCTACAATGCCTCTGCCCGTACAAGCCTTTTATCTCCAGATACGGGTTTGATCCATCTAAGGTCAGGCCTCTTCTAGACAAGTGTAGTATAAACACTCCTCcctcctgtttttttttttga
- the LOC104755317 gene encoding uncharacterized protein LOC104755317, giving the protein MAPDDSLSSALSISQVVTLKLTESNYLLWKTQFESFLSPQMLLGYVNGSVVRPSATRSVNSDEGPSEEPNPDFAKWMRNDQLVMAWIFGSLSEPALRVVYGMHSAHEVWMALAKKFNRVSTTRKFDLQNRLRACDKLGRTMEDYLSELKQIFDQLDSIGYPMNDLEKIHGLLSGLGKDYESVATVIEHSMDTVPGPCYEDVVFKVTAFDDKLKKYASASMVTPHLAFQAEKSYFDRGGSNNRGGRSNGGSRGRGNYSTRGRGFSQHINNQNSSNRQNKTGGARPTCQICGKYGHSAFDCYNRYNEEYVQPELPTALAAMRISEGEQHTGNEWLPDSGSTAHITNSTANLQQAQPYQGNDSVMVGNGEFLPITHIGSVPLQTLSGQAYQAAPHNRKQE; this is encoded by the exons ATGGCTCCTGATGACTCCCTCTCTTCTGCTCTTTCTATTTCTCAAGTTGTGACTCTCAAGCTAACAGAGTCCAACTATCTCTTATGGAAAACTCAGTTTGAGTCTTTTCTCTCACCGCAAATGCTTCTGGGATATGTCAATGGTTCTGTTGTTCGTCCTTCAGCAACTCGGTCCGTTAACTCTGATGAAGGACCCTCTGAAGAACCAAATCCAGACTTTGCGAAGTGGATGCGTAATGACCAGCTTGTCATGGCTTGGATCTTCGGCTCTCTGTCAGAACCAGCACTCAGAGTAGTCTACGGGATGCACTCGGCTCATGAGGTATGGATGGCTCTTGCTAAAAAGTTTAATAGAGTCTCCACCACTAGAAAGTTCGATTTGCAAAACCGCTTGAGAGCTTGTGATAAGTTAGGTCGAACGATGGAAGATTATCTTAGTGAACTTAAGCAAATTTTTGATCAGCTTGACTCTATTGGTTATCCGATGAATGATTTGGAGAAAATACATGGTTTACTGTCTGGTTTGGGCAAAGATTATGAGTCTGTTGCTACCGTGATTGAACACTCCATGGATACTGTTCCTGGACCTTGCTATGAAGATGTGGTGTTTAAAGTCACTGCTTTTGATGATAAACTGAAGAAGTATGCTTCAGCCTCTATGGTCACACCACATCTAGCTTTTCAGGCTGAGAAGAGCTATTTTGATAGAGGAGGCTCTAACAATCGCGGAGGACGATCTAATGGTGGATCCAGAGGACGAGGAAATTATTCCACTAGAGGTCGTGGCTTCTCTCAACACATCAACAATCAGAACAGCTCTAACAGACAGAACAAAACTGGTGGAGCTCGCCCAACTTGTCAAATCTGTGGAAAGTATGGTCATAGTGCTTTTGATTGTTACAACCGCTATAATGAGGAGTATGTGCAACCTGAACTACCAACTGCCTTAGCTGCTATGAGAATCTCAGAGGGTGAACAACACACTGGTAACGAGTGGCTACCAGATAGTGGTTCAACAGCTCATATTACAAACTCGACAGCAAACTTGCAGCAGGCACAACCATATCAAGGGAACGACTCTGTAATGGTTGGAAATGGAGAATTCTTACCAATTACTCACATTGGCTCTGTTCCTCTTCAGACTCTCTCAG GACAAGCATACCAAGCAGCTCCTCACAACAGGAAGCAGGAGTAA
- the LOC104731863 gene encoding putative lipid-transfer protein DIR1 codes for MGKNNTIILLQFAVLAIVLTIVKEATSIPICNIDTNDLEKCRAAVSGNNPPAPGPDCCAVARSVNLQCLCPYKPYLSSFGINPSKVRPLLAKCGINSPPSCFSA; via the exons atgggTAAGAACAACACCATAATCCTCTTGCAATTTGCTGTTCTCGCGATAGTTTTAACAATAGTGAAAGAAGCTACAAGCATTCCCATTTGCAACATCGACACGAACGACTTGGAGAAATGCCGTGCAGCCGTCTCTGGAAACAACCCTCCAGCTCCTGGACCGGACTGCTGTGCAGTGGCCAGATCCGTTAATCTACAATGCCTTTGCCCGTACAAGCCTTATCTCTCCAGTTTCGGGATTAACCCATCTAAGGTCAGGCCTCTTCTAGCCAAGTGTGGTATAAACAGTCCTCCCTCATGTTTCTCAG CTTGA
- the LOC104731847 gene encoding putative lipid-transfer protein DIR1: protein MVISQERGRHKERMDKNNTRSFLKFAALAIVLSALVLMEKPTSIPACNINANYLEKCRPAVTGDNPPSPGKECCLVLQAANLECICRSKSYLPVLGVYPSKVQDLLSKCGVTTIPTACQASKN from the exons ATGGTTATTAGTCAAGAGAGAGGTAGACATAAAGAGAGAATGGATAAGAATAATACCAGATCCTTTCTGAAATTTGCAGCTCTTGCAATAGTTTTGTCTGCCTTGGTACTGATGGAAAAACCTACGAGCATTCCAGCATGTAACATCAACGCAAATTATTTGGAGAAATGCCGTCCAGCCGTCACTGGAGACAACCCGCCGTCTCCAGGCAAAGAATGCTGTCTAGTCCTCCAAGCAGCCAACTTGGAATGCATTTGCAGATCCAAGTCTTACCTCCCCGTTTTAGGGGTATACCCGTCTAAAGTACAGGATCTTCTGAGCAAATGTGGCGTTACAACAATCCCTACAGCTTGCCAAG CTTCAAAGAACTGA